Below is a window of Fulvitalea axinellae DNA.
GATTTAAGTTTTTTCATAAAAAAGAAATGTTGGGACGGGCTTAAGATCTTAAAATCTCGTGGCCGATCAAACATCTCGGGCATTTTTTGGGGACACAGTATTCGTTATACCTTTCGATCAAGGCTTGGCTGTCGAAGGCGTTTAGGGCGTCGGTTCCGGTGGCTTTCCACTTTTCCAGTATCGTGTTGCTTTCCGGCGGAAGTTCCTCTAGCAGCGCTACGGCTTTGTCGCACATCTCATAACGGCCGGTGGCTTGGCCGTAAGTGTGAAGAAACGGCACGACGGCGTTGGTTACGAGATACTGCCCGGTGTTTTGGCCCATTTTGGCGTATGATCTGGACGATGTTTTCCCGAAAGCGTGGTGGCGTCGCCAGTAGTCGGAAGCCCTTAGGTTGAATTGGTTTTCGTAGACTTGGAGGTTTTTTCCTTCTGTAAGAAAATTGAAGACGCTGGGTTCTCTGGTAAACAGCGTGGCGAGTTGGGATATCCTGAGCGTCGGGTAGTTGGCGGGGCGCAGGCGTGAGAATTTCCAGTCGGATTCTTTCAGGCGCCTTTCTTCCAGATTGTATTTGCGGGCCAGTAGTTGGTAGTGTCCGGAGAGCCGTCGGTGGTAATCGTCGGCGGGGTCGGCGGAGAGGAAACCGGCGGTTCCGAAGAGCAGGGCTTCCAAAGTTTCGCCGCTGTCTGATTGTTTGGCAATGGCCTTGCCGGGGACGGCTTTGGCCAGGCGTTCGAAAGGCTCGGCGTTCACTTTATGGCCCAGATTCCGGAACAGCCACGTCCGGGCGGTATCTTCCCAGCTTTGGGAGCTTTTGTAAAGTTTCAGGATATCGGCGCCTTTGCGTTCCAAGCGGTTGGCCAAGGCCCGGTCCATCCAAGCCCGGCGTTTTACCTCCGGGATGTCGGTTAGGGAGTTGGCGCAGGGAATTCCTTTGTCGCAGGCGTTGAGGCCGTCGTTTTTCGAGAGCAAGTCCTGGCTTATTCTGCCCGAGAGTTCCAGTGCCGGAATTTCCGTTCCGTCCGGATGCGATACCGGCTTGTCGTTTTGCCAAACTACATGGAGGATTACGTTTTCGTAAGCCGGGTCGGTTTGGTGGTTGTGCCGATACCAATCCGAGGCGTTAATGTGGATTTCCACGCTTCCGGTCCACAGCACGCCGTCGATTTCGATCCGGGCGTCGTGGAAATCTGGGCCGGCGTTTCGGTTGAGTATCCCGGGGTTGATAATCTTTACGCTGTTGCCTCGGGTGTCTGTCAGGTTTGAAATATTGAAATATGAAAACCGCCAAACGTAGTGAAGAAAATCTTCTCGCATGTGTCCGTAACCTAGAGTTGGGGAAATGTGACCCCGCGCTTGAGAAAAAAACTTGAGGTCTACAAAAACGGCGGACGCGGAAAGCGCCCGCCGAGTTTCGGAGGTCAAGAATTGTGCCTGAAGCGGTTGCGGACTTAAGGTTTGGGCGTTACTTGCTTTTTCTCTTTTTCTTTTTGCCCAGACCCACCTTATAGTTTTCCAAGTCGCCACTTACGTTTACGGAAATATAAGCGCCTTTCGAAGCTTTTTGGATTTCGTCTTCTTTGGCTCCTTCTTTTCTTTTCTTCCTTACCAAAGTGCTCCAAGCCACTTGGCGTACCAGCTTAAACGGGATTTCGATATTGTACTCCATGGAAGTGTCTAGGCCTTGGGTTCCGGAGAAATACATTTGCCCGATTGTGGTGCTGATATTCATGCGCGGAATGGTGAGTTTGGCGTCTTTGAGCTCGAATGTGTTGGTCAGTTCGGCGAAGCGGACGGCGTTGAGGTCTTTGTTGCCCATATAATCCGAAAGGGCCAGCATCGGTGCGAATTCCTTGATTTTTCCGTTTCGGATTGTGGCCTTGATTTTCGCTTCGCTTTTGTTTAGGTCCACGCTCATGTCCGGTTTTAGCTGTAAGGAAGAAGTCAGTTCGGCATCAATTATTCCCTCGAAATTTTTGCGGATATCGATCTCCATATCCTCTGTGCTCATTTTCAGGTCAAGATGGTTCAGGTCCATTCCTTTGACCGAGGCCGTGGATACCAGCGTCAGGGCTTTCGGGTTTTTGCCGTCGAGCGTTCCGTTCAGGGCCACTTTGCCTTGGGCGGCCTCAAAGCTGAGGTTTTTGAGCGTTACCGACGTGTTTTCCGTCTGTATTTCGCCCCTGAAATCTTTGACCGATTGGGCTGCGAAGTTTATTTTCCCGATTTCGGCGTTGAAGTTTAGTCTTGGCAGGCCGTTGCGCAACAGCGTGGCCAACGCGCCTTTTTCCATATTCTGTTTCTGAAGTTCGGCCAGCTCTTCGGCGTCTTGCGATTTTGGCGATTCCGGAAGCTGGAAAGCCAGCAATTCGTCAAGGTCCAATGTTTTTGATTTGAAATCGAAAGAGCCTTCCACTTGGTAGAGCGAAGAATCTTGGGCGATGGATTTCAGACGGTCTAGTTTGGCGTTGAAAGCGAAATCGCTGTGGCCGGCTTTGCCCGTAAAGTCTTTGATCAGGATCGCTTGGTCCTGGAATACGATATCGATGTTGAAATCGCTCAAAGCCAACGGAAACGAAGTCGTTTTGCCTTGGAGCTTACGGACGAAGAGTCTGGATTCCGGGATTTTCCGTTCGGCGGTTTTGGTGGAGTCTAGACGGACAATCAGATCTTGGTTGCTAAGTTCGTAGCCTCCCGTGATGTTGAAATCGCTGATTGTTTCCTTGTCGTAAGGTTCAGGCAAAAGGCTCTTGCCTTTGAAAGTGGCGAGATCCTGCATTCGCATTTTTTCAGAATTGATATTAAATGCGAAGGTGACGGTCTGACTGCTGTCGCGTTGGTATTTGGCCAAGGCCTTGGCGTTCAGAATGCCCGCCGAAAGTTCGAAATCGCTTTGCCCGATATTGCCTCGGAGTTTTTGGATTCCTATGTTCCCATCTTTTAGGCCCATTACGCCTTGCAAGTTGTGGAGCGGAGCGATACTTTTGGCGTCCAAAGAGAGCTTGTCAATGGTAAACGAAAACTCGGGAATACGCTTGGCCCTGATATGTTCGGCGTTCGCCTTGACGGAAGCCTCAAATTGGAAGTTGCGGATTTCCTCGTCTACGCTCTGCGCTAATAGACTGTCAAAGGCCAAAAGTTCGGGCATCGAAAGTCTGTCCGAGTATATTTTCAGCTTGCCCGAAACCTCTTTTCCGGCGGGAAGAAAGAGTGCCGGGTAATTTTTTATATATCCTGAGAACTCAATGTCATTGTGTTGGATTTTCGCTTTTAGGCGATGAATGCCGAGATGATCATCTTGAAGGTAAAAAATCCCGTTGATGTCCTCTACGGTGTTATTCAGGCTTTTTGATCGGAACGAAATTTTGTCCAATACAATGGCGTTTGTCTTGATTTTCGAGAAGGTTTCTTCCGCCACCAGATTATCGAAGTCAAAAGCCTGATCCAGGTCCACCTTGGCGGATACTTTTCCTTGGAGCTTTTCGATTTCCTCTATTTTCAGCAGTTTGTCAAGCCCGTCGAGGATTAGGTCGGCTTCGGCTTTGGCTTTTATATAAGGTTTTTCGAAGTTCTCGATCCGGCCGGAGATGTTGATATAACCGAGGTTCGGTTTTGCCTGAAAACGTCGGATTTCCAGCGTGCTGGTGTTTAGGTTGTTTTCTGTTCCGTTGTCGAAGTGCAGATCCAGATTGATGTCGCGGATGGCGGCTTTCCAATCCGGGTGAGCGATGTCGAGGTCACTGAAACCGCAGTCAAGCTCTACATGTGGCGCTTGGCCGATTGTCTTGCCTTTTGCGCTAAAACGCAGATAGGCGTCGCCTTTTTCGGGCATTTTTTTAGTGTCGGCTTCGGCGTAATCGGTTAGGGCCAGAAAAGCCCGGCTTTGTGACGGCCGACCGTTGATTTCCAAATCCAACATTCCTTCGTTTCCAAAATCAATATCGCCACGAATATCGAACAGAGCCCCGGCCAGATTCAGTTCGCTGGGGGCGAGGGTCAGTGTCTTGTGCTTTTTGTCGTAAGCGAGTTTGGTTTCGAGCAGGGCGCCTTTGTTTTTTAGGAAAACCTTGTTTTTAGTCTTTATGCCCAACAGTTCGGCGTTTAGGCCAAGATTGAAGTCTAAATTTTCTTCGGAGGCGAGCAAAGCGGTATTCAGCTTGTTGATTCTGACAGCGATGCGTTGGGCTTCTTTCCTGTCTTCAAAATCGAAAACCAAATTACGGAAGCGAACATTTTCTATATCTAATGACCAGTCCTGTGCGCTATTTTCTTTTAAGCTGTCTTCCGGTTGGGTCTCTTCTTCGCTTTCCATTTTTATGGCGTTGCTGAGGTTTAGGCTTCCGTCCGGGTGTTTGCGGAGGCCCAGAAAACCGTCGTTGAGCGAAAACTCCGTAACGCTGATAACTCCCGTCATCGCTTTGAACGGGTTTATCTTCAGTTTCAGTTCGCCCAGTTTGAGCAAAGGGAGAGAGTCGCGAGCGTTTTCACGGTCTTTTTCCTCAAAATATTTAAATCCTGAAAGCGAAAGGCCAATGTCCGGCAAATCGGAAAGCAAAGTGACATCGATGGATTCGCAGGTGGCGAGCCCGGGTTGGCTTTCGTTGATTTTACTGATAACGACATTTTTGATCCTGTCTTGGGATAGGTGAAGGATTAACGGGATTGATCCTG
It encodes the following:
- a CDS encoding AsmA-like C-terminal region-containing protein; this translates as MRRLRKPLVIFFATVIMISGSIPLILHLSQDRIKNVVISKINESQPGLATCESIDVTLLSDLPDIGLSLSGFKYFEEKDRENARDSLPLLKLGELKLKINPFKAMTGVISVTEFSLNDGFLGLRKHPDGSLNLSNAIKMESEEETQPEDSLKENSAQDWSLDIENVRFRNLVFDFEDRKEAQRIAVRINKLNTALLASEENLDFNLGLNAELLGIKTKNKVFLKNKGALLETKLAYDKKHKTLTLAPSELNLAGALFDIRGDIDFGNEGMLDLEINGRPSQSRAFLALTDYAEADTKKMPEKGDAYLRFSAKGKTIGQAPHVELDCGFSDLDIAHPDWKAAIRDINLDLHFDNGTENNLNTSTLEIRRFQAKPNLGYINISGRIENFEKPYIKAKAEADLILDGLDKLLKIEEIEKLQGKVSAKVDLDQAFDFDNLVAEETFSKIKTNAIVLDKISFRSKSLNNTVEDINGIFYLQDDHLGIHRLKAKIQHNDIEFSGYIKNYPALFLPAGKEVSGKLKIYSDRLSMPELLAFDSLLAQSVDEEIRNFQFEASVKANAEHIRAKRIPEFSFTIDKLSLDAKSIAPLHNLQGVMGLKDGNIGIQKLRGNIGQSDFELSAGILNAKALAKYQRDSSQTVTFAFNINSEKMRMQDLATFKGKSLLPEPYDKETISDFNITGGYELSNQDLIVRLDSTKTAERKIPESRLFVRKLQGKTTSFPLALSDFNIDIVFQDQAILIKDFTGKAGHSDFAFNAKLDRLKSIAQDSSLYQVEGSFDFKSKTLDLDELLAFQLPESPKSQDAEELAELQKQNMEKGALATLLRNGLPRLNFNAEIGKINFAAQSVKDFRGEIQTENTSVTLKNLSFEAAQGKVALNGTLDGKNPKALTLVSTASVKGMDLNHLDLKMSTEDMEIDIRKNFEGIIDAELTSSLQLKPDMSVDLNKSEAKIKATIRNGKIKEFAPMLALSDYMGNKDLNAVRFAELTNTFELKDAKLTIPRMNISTTIGQMYFSGTQGLDTSMEYNIEIPFKLVRQVAWSTLVRKKRKEGAKEDEIQKASKGAYISVNVSGDLENYKVGLGKKKKRKSK
- a CDS encoding DUF2851 family protein codes for the protein MREDFLHYVWRFSYFNISNLTDTRGNSVKIINPGILNRNAGPDFHDARIEIDGVLWTGSVEIHINASDWYRHNHQTDPAYENVILHVVWQNDKPVSHPDGTEIPALELSGRISQDLLSKNDGLNACDKGIPCANSLTDIPEVKRRAWMDRALANRLERKGADILKLYKSSQSWEDTARTWLFRNLGHKVNAEPFERLAKAVPGKAIAKQSDSGETLEALLFGTAGFLSADPADDYHRRLSGHYQLLARKYNLEERRLKESDWKFSRLRPANYPTLRISQLATLFTREPSVFNFLTEGKNLQVYENQFNLRASDYWRRHHAFGKTSSRSYAKMGQNTGQYLVTNAVVPFLHTYGQATGRYEMCDKAVALLEELPPESNTILEKWKATGTDALNAFDSQALIERYNEYCVPKKCPRCLIGHEILRS